In Gossypium hirsutum isolate 1008001.06 chromosome D06, Gossypium_hirsutum_v2.1, whole genome shotgun sequence, one genomic interval encodes:
- the LOC107901926 gene encoding flap endonuclease 1: protein MGRMGTEMLTNEAGEVTSHLQGMFTRTIRLLEAGLKPVYVFDGQLPDLKKSVTQRRQMLLRIYKKPWRYFSLVTHGVISFLLLFHHYRKLRCYCFYY from the exons ATGGGTCGTATGGGGACTGAAATGCTCACCAATGAAGCCGGTGAAGTTACCag TCATTTGCAAGGCATGTTTACTCGGACAATTCGGCTTCTTGAAGCTGGGCTTAAACCTGT CTATGTTTTTGATGGGCAGCTTCCAGATTTGAAAAAAAGCG TTACTCAAAGAAGGCAGATGCTGCTGAGGATTTACAAGAAACCATGGAGATATTTTTCTTTGGTCACACATGGAGTGATaagttttcttttgttgtttcacCACTACAGAAAATTAAGGTgctattgtttttattattag